The Ficedula albicollis isolate OC2 chromosome 1, FicAlb1.5, whole genome shotgun sequence nucleotide sequence TCAGAGACTTATGGCAGAGACTAACAcataaaaccttaaaaatttCAGCTGGGCTCAGTGTTTGCATAGAAGTCAATGTCCCCTAGACCCCAGGAAAAGTACCTAAACTCTTGTAAGATCTTTTAATCATCCATCTCTTTAATACTTTCTTCTAATAGATTTTCAGGCACTTTACATTTCTTCTATCAGTTAAAATGACCAAGGATAAAATTAGTGCAATATTGAGCAGACAATGTAGCAGCAACTCCCAGGATGCTCCAATATTTCAGCATCTTGTCACCATTTTGTCGATTTCAGAGAAATTGTGTGCAACTGATCTCCGTTAATGTTGTatccagaattttaaaaacttcactGAGAGAATATGTTATTCAAAGTGGTCTCCAAGAGATAAATTAATAGGATATATTAGTtaaccaaacacaaaaacatcaCAGCCACTGGGATATTAAACAACTGAGTTATTTTTCTCTGGACTCTGATAACATCTTTGTCCCTATGCAGATACTAAACTAAGTTTTGCCTTAGTATCTTATAAATAGGCTTCATATCTAGatatattatttctttacagttttggagttttggagcttttttagtttaatttttattaatcatAAGGAAAACCACattcccctctccttttcctttttgtgacCTAAATATGTAAAATCCTCAACCCTGTGACacatatttcttctgaaaacagGAAGACAGAACTGAAGTTATGCTATTATCAGTTACTGAATGATATTTCTCAAACTTTGTAACTCATGCTaacttttaaaacataaaactcATCAACATTTTCCAAAAGTTTCTTCTTACAGATAACTAAAAACAAGTTAAagcatctcctctcctcttgtgcatttttaaaagtatttaaaactgcagcagttttACTGATCCCTGGCCATGCAACTATATAAAAGAGTGCCTCTGACTGCAACATAATGTTTGGGTGGTCACATTTTGCTTGTGACTATCGTTTCCACCTGTGCATATTAGAGATTTATGAAGTTCCACTGCTTTGGACGCAAATGCATTATAACATACTGGCCCTCAACAATTCCGGCTATCCCTgacttttaataaaaacacagaacagtGGTGAACATGCTAAGCAGGAGGAGGGACGCCCTTCTTCCTCGGCTCAGTACCACCATCATAAGCCACAAAACAAGGCAGGAAAACACTTTGCTGCCAGAAAACTCGATGCAGGCACCGAGCCCGAGAGATGGCCGAGGAACAGCAGCAGCGCTGGGGCACGGCCGCTCTCCACACGGACAGGCAGGATCCGAGGTGCAGGGACCAAAAAGCCACCTTTCTACAGCAACCACGACAACTGTGCAGGACACCCATTACCGTGCTCCTACGGCATTTGTTTCCAAAGCCCCTCGGCTCCACCTGCCTTCCCCAGAGCCTCAGGCCCAGAGGGGACGGGCTGCAAAATTTTTCTCGCGTACGAACACGCAAGATCCTGCCTTCCCCAGAGCCTCAGGCCCGGAGGGGACGGGCTGCAAAATTTTTCTCGCGTACGAACACGCAAGAGGCAGGAAGGGCAAAGTCCTAGAGAGGTGCGTGTGGGAGGGCGCAGGCAGGAATCCCGAGGGCGGCAGGGAGCCTTACTCTTCCTCACCTCGGCCCGCACAGGAGGGCACACGAGCACCCCGCGCCGAAGGAAGCGGCGGCCGCGGCCGCCCCGCCCGGGCTccgcttccccccccccccccccccccccccccccccccccccccccccccccccccccccccccccccccccccccccccccccccccccccccccccccccccccccccccccccccccccccccccccccccccccccccccccccccccccccccccccccccccccccccccccccccccccccccccccccccccccccccccccccccccccccccccccccccccccccccccccccccccccccccccccccccccccccccccccccccccccccccccccccccccccccccccccccccccccccccccccccccccccccccccccccccccccccccccccccccccccccccccccccccccccccccccccccccccccccccccccccccccccccccccccccccccccccccccccccccccccccccccccccccccccccccccccccccccccccccccccccccccccccccccccccccccccccccccccccccccccccccccccccccccccccccccccccccccccccccccccccccccccccccccccccccccccccccccccccccccccccccccccccccccccccccccccccccccccccccccccccccccccccccccccccccctgtgctgGTGCGCCGTGCACACAGCCGCGCACTTGGCTACACAGGCCGCATTTCTACCCTCTGAATGCCACGGAACAGCGCGGCACCCCGGAAGCTGCGTCTTGCCCTGGTGCTTAAAGAGAGCTGCTCCCTGTTCCTTTGAAATACCCATAGTtcctgtaaattaaaaaaaaaaaaaaaaaaaaaaaaaaaaagaaaaaaatccaagcccccccccccccccccccctttaaaaaaaaaaaaaaaaaaaaaaaaaagttctgttcATAAAGGCTCATTCCTGAACCTTAGGAAAGTgccttttaattaatttgaaattaaaagcaacgatttggaaaatgaatgcaaaatgaGTACGAGTTTGCACTGTGAAATGTCAAGATGCTGTCTTACCTCCTTTTAGGTTGGGCAATAGAAACAACACAGTTGGTTTGTGTCCTGGAGCAAGTATCCCAGGGAAACGTGCATTAGAACTTTGCTCCttttaactgattttttaaaggcTGTGGCTCTCCAGCCCTGATATAGTTTGTTGACACTGAGCTGGAGCACACAAGAAAATCAGTCAAGTGAGTGTCTTTTTAAGAGGGTGTGGTGATGCAAACTTCCCGTAGCCAGACAAATAAATGCAGCATCACTGTCACTCCACAAAAGGAATTAAACGGGGAATGAGACCTAACTATCCATCAGAGGATATTGGTTAATGTGTCTTGCTCTGCCTGCATGCCTGTGACAGTCCAGTACTGCCAGGGTATAGTCTGAGGCCTGTACTTTTTCATGTCTCCATTGAGGTCACTGAACCTCCCTTCAGGTTCACAGATGACACCTAAGATTGTCTGATTACTGAAGATGTTTGTAATTGCTGTGCTCTGTTTGTTCATGCTAATGTATTTAATGATTCTAACCTTGTAAGCCTCAATTTCAACcatcaaaaaataattaatgacaGACTGTAAGAATTCACTTAGTGACACACATTGTTAATCAGTCATTCTTTGAGGTAGTCTAGTTCAGTTCAAGCCGTCAGTGATGAAAGGTGATCTTGCTCCAATAGATCTCCAAGGGACACtggatgctgtgccaggctgtaGTAGTACTGAAAGAACTACTGGGTCAATGTGGTGAGCTTAGCAAAAagtaataaagcaaaaggaacaAGCAGGAGATCCTTGTACTTCTCAGGATGGGCAGTGTCCTTTACCCTCCTCttacaaaacatatttcaaTCATgctctgcctttattttttttttcaagtttctgtCTTGTCACGTTTCTTAAGCTGTACACAAAAGCAGTCTGTAAGTAGGTTTAGATCTACTGCAGCTTCTTCCCCATTGTGGTTGGgttaaaataccattttttaaaatacatgttctTCATGCaaatagaaagtatttttaGGTGATTGAAATTAGACCACTTTGAAATTAAAGCACTGATACGAAGTACTTTTCTTGTTAAACAGATAAtgtttaatatatattaaaataatatttaaatatatatcttCAGAAGGATTGCATGTAGAGTGGGGGGAAAGAATTGATGTTTTCATAAGTTTAACTCCTCTGTGAGGCAATCCTTTATCTTTCAGTTTATGTGTTTTGTAatatgaaaaattttctttacacCTTGTGTTGatatggtgattttttttccaatttatttgCCTAATGTTGACTGTTATTAAGCCAGGTTGCTGTTATCTTTGTGAAAGTTACTAAAACTTTTCCTGTATTCTTTTCAGGACTTATTTGGGGTGAGCATGGTTGTTCCTTTAATGAATCTTCATATCAAATCTCTAGGAGCAAGTCATACAGTTGCTGGAATCATAGGTGAGTTGCAGTACTTGATTTACAAAAGAGTAAGATAAGGCCTGGCTTTTGCCTTACTGCAGGTTGGCCATTTAGCATAATTCTTCCTTGCTAATAGCATAATGAAAAGTAAGGACAATTTCCAAGTATTGCTAACAGCATAATGAGAAGTAAGGACAATTTCCAAGTAAAACTGTCAGGGCAGCCTTACTGTGTGAGACCCAGAGACCTGTCCAAGCCAAAGGCATGTGCTTGGGAAAGGGCACAATTGGAAAGAACAAGGAAGACTCATGCACTCACAGTAGCCAAAGGCATGTGCTTGGGAAAGGGCACAATTGGAAAGAACAAGGAAGTCTTGCAGTAGCATTTGTACAGCTACTTTTCCAGCATCCCAGAGTTCACAGCTTAGCAATTTAGGGAGCCAGAGGTGTTGCTTGTAGTTCTGTTGTTATTTACACTTTGCAAACAGTCCTTCTGCAGCTGGTTCTCCAAAGCTTTCCAATGTCCGTGATTGCTCCCAGTTTGATTAAAATCCTTACAGCTGTCttggcaaaatatttattcacttTTGGGAGTGTTTACAAATAAATGCTGAAGATCTGGAATTTTATCTTGAAGTATTTAGTGCTAAGGTAAGTTCTGTGGCTTTAAAGGATCTTTTGTGGTATTGTTTATGGTTTGGAGTGATACAATATATTCTTTATTCCCAGACATGGGAGCTCTTACtcagttttattattttgcttttttattaacACTTTGTGTGAAATAATACTGCTTCTACACTGAGTTGACAGTATTATTTTAAGCAGCTACTAGtcagaaatatgttttcatttcaacagtctactttgatttttaacattagaaaaaaaaaggtttgagGTGTATTCTTATAAGCGAAAGAGTCTGGCAAATGTTTCTCTCTGCATGTCTTTGTTCCTTGTTTCTGTTACCAAATGCTGCTAAACTCCTAGCctccaaaatgagaaaatagagtctgtgttttcttcagggCTTCTGTGATGCCTTGTGGTAGACTGAAGCACCAAGTGGAAAGGCCTTTCCACTAGAGAAATTCTCTTCTCATTCTGAGAAAGCAATTATAAAAGCCAAGATCTGTTTTGTTTAATACACCATACAAAGCATCATCATTTTACCCTACATAGTTTTACagcttttcagcattttttttttattttgtcattccCTGAAACTATTTCCTTTATTAAATGCTGAActcctccttcttcccattCTTCTAGTAAACTATTCCCATGATTCCccatttttcatcatttaaaattttgtgcagtttgcattaaaaattgcttcatttttaacattggtattttgtttgttttaggatCTCTCTATGGTGTAATGCAGCTATTTTCCAGCACATTTGTGGTGAGTTCTAACACTGTGCTCCACAGAATATTGGTATTTCCGTGGATTATAGGGGGAAAAAGGGTGGGGTTAATAATAGCATTTCTTGgcattttgaaaatgcataAAGTGTCCATATAAGCATTTTGGTTGGAGGAAccaattttcattttgcaagagAAATGGTGGTATTGTTTATGGGGAATTGGCAGGTGTTTCAGACCCAAACAGAATACAGTTTTTAGACAAAAACTGGAATACAGATTTGGGCTCAGATACATTACTGAGCAGGTCACAGTTACACAGGGTTGTCTCCTCTAGTGTTGGTGCTAGTAGAGCAGTAGCAGTAGCCTCTCCAAAAAGCATTCTCATGAGTCAGCTCTTCACAGCCTGTGATCTAGTTTGCTTTCCCTGCTTAATGAGCAGTGCCTTGTGATTTGCTGTATGGtatttgctttccctgcttAATGAGCAGTGCCTTGTAATTCGCTGTATGGTGTAAATTAATCATTGCatctttgctgtttgtttggttttgttttctattagcaattgattttttaatgtcCTAATATTACCCTGGTACTAGTTTTATAGTTTTGAAGAGAACAGATTATGAGATTGATTTTTTAATGTCCTAATATTACCCTGGTGCTAGTTGTATAGTTTTGAAGAGAACAGATTATGAGGATGTCTCGTAAAATAACTGTTTCAGGGTTTGTTATGCAGGATACCTGGGGTAATTTCCTGCTATAattttgtggtgtttttcttGGAAGTGCAAGACCATTGTCTACTTTCTTAGAAAACTAATTCCTCATGGGAATCAAGCTGATTTATAACATGATAAATGCAAGTTTTATGTTTGCCCTCTGCAAACTACTTCTTACCTGTCTCTGCTCAGATGATAAATTCTTCATAGCCAAGATCATTGCTTTTAGGATGTTCAACAAGTGTGTAATACATAGCAGCCTGAGTGAAACAAGCAAATATTTGTGGTTGGTTATGGTAAGATTTCAGAAGGCTCCTACTGGTAGTATTTTGTGGTGTTTATTGCAggactgtatttttaaaagggagatttttttgCTCTATACACAACATTAAATGGAATCATAGTTTTGGCAGGTAGcctgccagcagggcagaacTCTGCTTGTGACTTCCAGATCTTGAGCATTTAGGAATACTGTTTGTCACTGACAGTCCTTTGATCTCTTTTCTCAATTTAATTTAGAAGTACTGATTGATCACTGCACATAGCTTAGTGTCACAAAAAGCTAatcttcctttcctgctttgTGAAAGGGCTGCTGGAGTGACATAGTAGGAAGACGGTATTCCCTGCTTGCTTGTATTCTTCTCAGTGCACTGAGTTACTTCCTTCTTGGAAATTCCACCACAGTGTTCCTGTTTGCTCTTTCTAGAGTCCCTGTAGGTGAGTAAACACTTGGCATTTTGCAGTTTAAATTCTGTGTAGTCTTAGCATGAGAATTACTGTGGCAGAAATCATGGTATATGGGTGGCTGCACAGCATCATCACCCAGTTGCATCAACTGAACCTTAGTATTGGAAAAGTCTCTACAAATCAAGAATTCTCactattttcttcctgaaagtGTTCTGAAGTATTGAGGCTTAACCCACCAGACATCTGAACCCCACAGGGCTGCTTACTCTAGCCCTAAAGAATATGTGATtattggaattttaaaaatatgaatcaTACAAATTTGGACCATAGTTACTTGAAatagcttctttcttttttttttttttttttttggaccaAGAAGTACATGTTCATTGATTTGTTTATATGTTGTTGCAGGTATTTTCAAACACACACTTTCCATCTCTAAAGCCCTGCTGTCTGACCTGGTTTCGGAGAGGGATCGCCCTTTAGTAATGGGGCGCTTCAATGCAGCCTCCAGCGTGGGCTTCATTCTGGGGCCTGTTGTTGGTGGCTACCTTGCAGAGTTTGAAGGTGGCTTTTACCAAACATCCTTCATCTGTGCCTCTATCTTCCTTCTGAATGGTGGTAAGTTGTATGCCACATTTTGCATCTTGGGTCCCTTCATTCCTCATTTTGCCCTTTTAAGCCATCTGTAATACCTTGAATTCATAGTGTGTTTATCATCtatggcagaaatattttgtatgcCAGTACTACTGTTTGAATTTGAGCTTGTGTGGAAGGGTGAGAATTTTGAAACATTCTCCAGGGCTTTGCCTTTGTTTTGCCTATATCTCTTACATTCAGACACAAATGGGAGTTTTTGATGTGCCCAAAGATGAAGActagaaatcagaatttttacTTTAGCCATTGGATTTGTTTATATGGTGTGAGTGTGGCATTTCAGTGCTTTCCTTTCTTGCTtttactgcatttaaaattgAACTGATACTATGAATAATGCTAGACAtaatatttgcaatttttttaaggaCAAGTATtgttgaagtatttttttaaattgtcacGATCAAATTAATGTCTTCCATGTAAAGTTGATGCAATTGAATGAAATAAACTGATTTCTTGATCTATATAGGTCTTGTCTGGATGTTACCCTGGAATGAAGAAAACACTAGCAACAGGCACCATTACCAAGACAAAGGAACAAACAATTGCTTGGCAAAATCAAATCATGACCTTCACTTGAAATCAGCAAGTGGTAGATCTGTGacaaacagtaattttttccaGTCTCCGTGGATCCAAgttgcagcagtgctgaagaAGATTAAAGGAATTGCGTGCTCTAATTTGTGGGATGTACTCTTGGTGCGGTTCCTGATGTCTGTTGCTATACTGCTGTACTACAGTAATTTTACTCTGGCCTTGGAGGAGAGATTTGAGGTGAAACCCTTGTTTGCTGGATACCTCATAAGCTATAGCAGTGCACTGGGAGTCCTGGCTGGTTGTCTGCTCGGACCAATAACAAGACTCTATGGGCACAACACTTACAGACTTCTGTTGCACTCCAGCACTTTTACCTGCACGCTGATTCTCCTGTATGCCTCAGCCCCGAGCATTTGGGTGGTCATTTTGTCCTCCACGTTCTTGGCCTTCTCCACCACCATAGGTCGTACGTGTATCCTTGATCTGGAGCTGGCTGTTGGTGGGAGCGAGGCCAGCGGCACGCTGCTAGGAGTTGGACAGTCGGTGACATCAGTGGGACGTATTATTGCCCCGCTCCTTTCTGGAATTGCTCAGGAGTTCAGTCCTTGTGGCCCTCCAAGTCTAGCCGTGGGACTGGCACTGCTTGCTATTGGGATAAtgaatgcaaacaaacaaaaataccgTAGTCATGGAAGTGGGAAGTTAAAAAATCAGTAGTCGCAATTTTGGATGTATCTTCACCTGCCAGGCTTGTACAGTAATTACGTGATTTTTAAAGAGAACACATTATGTTCCCGTGGAAGcaagtatatatatatgtatttctgCTACAGGAATGTTAAGTCTAGACAGATGTTATTCTAACAGGTACCACTAGGACGTTTCTAAGATTCCCGTGGAAGcaagtgtatatatatgtatttctgCTACAGGAATGTTAAGTCTAGACAGATGTTGTTCTAACAGGTACCACTAGGACATTTCTAAGAGCAGCAGATGTTCCTGTATTGCACTGGCTGTGATTTTGTAAATGGATTTTCGACctatttggggggaaaaaagaatattgGGAAACGCTCAAATCCTGCTTGTAGCTCATTTTTGAAACAGTGTTTAGACTGAAAGATTGTTAAAAAAGGATGAATGAAAGGTgaatttttgttatttaatcAGAAGGAGAATTTGCAATATGTTTGGCCTTAATTTCTTATGCTGTGGTCTGTTTCCTTTTGTCTGTTATGACAGTAGCTTATATAACAAGATGCTTGCTTATGTGATTTTTGTGCAGCATATTTTGTCTACAAAACCTTCTGCAGACCACGGTTAGATACTTTGGGGTAATCACGCAACCCCTGCTGATTCCTGGTCATTACCAAGTAACAGAATTGGGTATATGCTAACTTCATGCTAGAAGACCTAATGTTAGAATAATACAAGGCCCTTCAGACTGAAACTGAGGCTGAATTTAAGTTGTATTGAAATTTGAACTGGTGGCTTCTGTTTAGTAATAACTTCTACTGAGGaactttttcataatttctttatttatatttcctg carries:
- the MFSD9 gene encoding major facilitator superfamily domain-containing protein 9; translation: MVVPLMNLHIKSLGASHTVAGIIGSLYGVMQLFSSTFVGCWSDIVGRRYSLLACILLSALSYFLLGNSTTVFLFALSRVPVGIFKHTLSISKALLSDLVSERDRPLVMGRFNAASSVGFILGPVVGGYLAEFEGGFYQTSFICASIFLLNGGLVWMLPWNEENTSNRHHYQDKGTNNCLAKSNHDLHLKSASGRSVTNSNFFQSPWIQVAAVLKKIKGIACSNLWDVLLVRFLMSVAILLYYSNFTLALEERFEVKPLFAGYLISYSSALGVLAGCLLGPITRLYGHNTYRLLLHSSTFTCTLILLYASAPSIWVVILSSTFLAFSTTIGRTCILDLELAVGGSEASGTLLGVGQSVTSVGRIIAPLLSGIAQEFSPCGPPSLAVGLALLAIGIMNANKQKYRSHGSGKLKNQ